From Candidatus Polarisedimenticolia bacterium, a single genomic window includes:
- a CDS encoding HD domain-containing protein: MSSATLDSRVTALAAALKEAGGSAYLVGGWVRDLARLRLEGLDGYPEQQEIDVEVYGLPAERLAALLQRFGRVNLVGESFAVFKVVPEARDEGGAAGATIPVFDVSLPRRDSKVAAGHRGFAVTGDPDLSQWEASRRRDFTVNAMLFDPLSGALLDPWGGQADLKARVLRAVDPATFAEDSLRVLRAVQLAARLEFEIDPGTVALCRSIELSDLPAERIWGELEKLLLKARRPSRGMEWADRLGVVDQLFPEVAVLKGCPQEPEWHPEGDVWTHTLLCLDRGREETEGLDRERRLTVMLALLCHDFGKPLTTAVIDGRIRSMDHEDAGVAPTRSFLDRLNLHTLGGYDLREQVVQLVAHHLTPSHFFKNRDHVGDGAFRRLSRKLEPDLLYRVSRADCLGRTGEFETDAQEWFRERVRSLGVEVKPPAPILMGRHLLAMGLAPGPRIGEITRAVYEMQLDGRVGTLEEALAGAQRLLLPAGELAGGAGTGRAGGNSGRGKGR; this comes from the coding sequence ATGAGTTCCGCCACCCTGGATTCCCGCGTGACGGCCCTCGCCGCCGCCCTGAAGGAGGCGGGCGGCAGCGCCTACCTCGTCGGAGGATGGGTCCGCGATCTCGCGAGGCTGCGCCTGGAAGGCCTCGACGGCTATCCGGAGCAGCAGGAGATCGACGTCGAGGTCTACGGCCTGCCGGCCGAGCGGCTCGCGGCGCTCCTCCAGCGCTTCGGCCGAGTCAATCTGGTCGGAGAGTCCTTCGCCGTCTTCAAAGTCGTGCCGGAAGCCCGGGACGAGGGCGGCGCCGCGGGAGCCACGATCCCCGTTTTCGACGTGAGCCTGCCGCGCCGCGACAGCAAGGTGGCCGCAGGCCACCGGGGCTTCGCCGTGACGGGAGACCCCGATCTCTCGCAGTGGGAGGCGTCGCGGCGCCGTGATTTCACCGTGAACGCCATGCTCTTCGACCCTCTCTCCGGCGCGCTGCTCGACCCCTGGGGCGGGCAAGCCGACCTGAAGGCGAGGGTCCTGCGGGCCGTCGACCCCGCCACCTTCGCGGAGGACAGCCTCAGGGTCCTGCGCGCGGTCCAGCTCGCCGCCCGGCTGGAGTTCGAGATCGATCCCGGCACGGTCGCGCTTTGCCGCTCGATCGAGCTTTCCGATCTCCCCGCCGAGAGGATCTGGGGCGAGTTGGAGAAGCTGCTTCTCAAGGCGCGCCGGCCGTCGCGCGGCATGGAATGGGCCGATCGGCTCGGAGTCGTGGACCAGCTGTTTCCGGAGGTGGCGGTGCTGAAGGGCTGCCCGCAGGAGCCGGAGTGGCACCCGGAGGGCGACGTCTGGACCCACACCCTCCTCTGCCTGGATCGGGGCCGGGAGGAGACGGAGGGTCTCGATCGGGAGAGGCGCCTGACGGTGATGCTCGCGCTTCTTTGTCATGACTTCGGCAAGCCCCTCACGACGGCGGTGATCGACGGCCGGATCCGCTCCATGGATCATGAGGACGCGGGCGTCGCGCCGACGCGCTCCTTCCTGGACCGGCTCAACCTTCATACGCTCGGAGGCTACGATCTGCGCGAGCAGGTGGTGCAGCTCGTCGCGCACCACCTCACGCCGAGCCATTTCTTCAAGAACCGGGATCACGTCGGGGACGGGGCGTTCCGCCGCCTCTCCCGGAAGCTGGAGCCCGACCTTCTGTATCGCGTCTCCCGGGCCGATTGCCTCGGCCGCACGGGAGAGTTCGAAACCGATGCCCAGGAATGGTTCCGGGAGCGCGTCCGATCGCTGGGCGTCGAGGTGAAGCCTCCGGCGCCGATCCTGATGGGAAGGCATCTGCTCGCGATGGGGCTCGCCCCGGGGCCGCGCATCGGAGAGATCACCCGGGCGGTCTACGAGATGCAGCTCGACGGCCGCGTGGGAACCCTGGAGGAGGCGCTCGCGGGGGCGCAGCGGCTGCTCCTGCCGGCGGGGGAGCTTGCCGGCGGCGCCGGCACCGGCCGGGCCGGCGGGAATTCCGGGCGCGGGAAGGGGAGGTGA
- a CDS encoding peptidylprolyl isomerase, producing the protein MRIVKFLALGACFAIFLVSAGAPALAANPKLMNPSALNEKAPETFKAKFVTSKGDFVVEVTRAWAPNGADRFYNLVKNGYYDQARFFRVISGFMVQFGINGDAALNQVWREARIPDDPVAQSNKRGYVTFATAGPGTRTTQVFINYNDRNAMLDGQGFAPFGLVTEGMEVVDKLYADYGEGAPQGRGPDQGRSQTEGNSYLTKSFPNLDYIKSATIQKSEAKPKATVPKSGDSSSPK; encoded by the coding sequence ATGCGAATCGTGAAGTTCCTTGCCCTGGGCGCCTGCTTCGCCATTTTCCTCGTTTCGGCCGGCGCTCCGGCTCTGGCGGCCAACCCGAAGCTGATGAACCCCTCGGCCCTCAATGAAAAGGCTCCCGAGACCTTCAAAGCGAAGTTCGTCACCTCGAAAGGCGATTTCGTCGTCGAAGTCACGCGCGCCTGGGCGCCGAACGGCGCCGACCGCTTCTACAACCTCGTGAAGAACGGCTACTACGACCAGGCCCGTTTCTTCCGGGTGATCTCGGGATTCATGGTCCAGTTCGGGATCAACGGCGATGCGGCGCTCAACCAGGTCTGGCGCGAGGCGAGGATTCCCGACGATCCGGTGGCCCAGAGCAACAAGCGCGGATACGTCACCTTTGCCACGGCCGGCCCCGGGACGCGAACCACCCAGGTCTTCATCAACTACAACGACCGCAACGCGATGCTGGACGGACAGGGCTTCGCCCCCTTCGGCCTGGTGACCGAGGGGATGGAGGTCGTCGACAAGCTCTACGCCGATTACGGCGAGGGAGCGCCCCAGGGCCGAGGACCGGACCAGGGCCGCTCCCAGACCGAAGGAAACTCCTACCTGACAAAGTCTTTCCCGAATCTGGATTACATCAAGTCCGCCACGATCCAGAAATCTGAGGCTAAGCCGAAGGCTACGGTCCCGAAATCGGGAGACTCCTCTTCACCGAAGTGA
- a CDS encoding dCMP deaminase family protein: MAARERVGWDRYFMNIARQAASRSTCDRKFVGAVIVRDRMILSTGYNGSIRGRPHCDEVGHDLENGHCIATIHAEANAILQAAKNGVNISGAELYTTASPCWNCFKLIANAGIKRIYYGEFYRDEKSFRIAKEVGVELIDLGAEAGAPA; this comes from the coding sequence TTGGCCGCGCGGGAACGGGTCGGCTGGGACCGGTATTTCATGAACATCGCCCGCCAGGCGGCGAGCCGCTCGACGTGCGACCGGAAGTTCGTCGGCGCCGTCATCGTGCGGGATCGGATGATTCTCTCCACCGGCTACAACGGGTCGATCCGCGGCCGGCCCCACTGCGATGAAGTGGGCCACGATCTCGAGAACGGCCACTGCATCGCGACGATTCATGCCGAGGCCAACGCGATTCTCCAGGCCGCCAAGAACGGAGTGAACATCAGCGGGGCGGAGCTCTACACGACGGCGAGCCCCTGCTGGAACTGCTTCAAGCTCATCGCCAACGCCGGAATCAAGCGCATCTATTACGGCGAGTTCTACCGCGACGAGAAGAGCTTCCGCATCGCCAAGGAAGTCGGGGTCGAGCTGATCGACCTCGGCGCGGAAGCCGGAGCACCGGCATGA
- a CDS encoding peptidylprolyl isomerase — METTPGKSIATIQTSMGTVTFEPLPELAPEHVKNFLELAQNGFYDGTKFHRVIPGFMIQGGDPNTRTDNVSAWGTGSGPRRIKAEFSHSDKASHVRGMVSMARSTDPNSASCQFFIVQKDSKFLDNQYSIFGRVLTGLEVVDAIANTPRDASDRPLKPVTIDRVTVSSR; from the coding sequence ATGGAAACCACGCCCGGGAAGTCGATCGCCACGATCCAGACCAGCATGGGAACCGTCACGTTCGAGCCCCTTCCGGAGCTCGCTCCGGAGCACGTGAAGAACTTCCTGGAGCTGGCCCAAAACGGCTTCTACGACGGCACGAAGTTTCATCGCGTCATCCCCGGCTTCATGATCCAGGGAGGCGATCCGAACACCCGGACCGACAACGTCTCCGCGTGGGGAACTGGAAGCGGCCCGCGGCGCATCAAGGCGGAATTCAGCCATTCCGACAAGGCCAGCCACGTCCGCGGTATGGTCTCCATGGCCCGAAGCACCGATCCCAACTCCGCCTCCTGTCAGTTCTTCATCGTGCAGAAGGACTCCAAATTCCTGGACAACCAGTACTCGATCTTCGGCCGGGTCCTGACGGGCTTGGAGGTGGTCGACGCCATCGCCAACACGCCGCGGGACGCGAGCGACCGGCCGCTCAAGCCGGTGACCATCGATCGCGTCACCGTCTCGAGCCGCTAG